ATCACGTGAGTTTCGAACACGTGGTGGAGCCGTGTGTGCGTCGATCCTTCTATATCTATAACTAAAACGCGGCTTTTCTCATAGAGCGGCAATCTCGCGCATGAGCGAGCACGTTTCATCTCTATAGCACATGGCTCTTAGCGGCACTTTTCTACAGTTCAGCGTCtgaatatatgtatagataaTTGATGAACGAGCAACACATGCGCACTACAAGCATATTATGACATGCAGCATCCATACAATCAATTCAAATTGAGGTTGTCACGTGCCATCAATCTCAAACAACACGTATACTTGTAACACATATCTACACTATACCCAAGCTCACATGCAAGACGTTCTTCTGAGGATTGCAGTGAGTCATTGCGATGGGCATGCAACATACTCGGGTTCATTCCGATTTCTGTACGATGATCGAATAATCATTGCACAAAGATACACAATTCCGACCTGCAaaacaaatatttttaatCACACCCAAcattgttacacacacacacacacacacacacacacacacacacacacacacacacacacacacacacacacacacacacacacacacacacacacacacatacacacacacacacacacacacacacacacacacacacatacacacacacacacaccttaccCAAACAATAGTCAAAACTGCAGAAAAGATGCAAAAGAAAGCCGCAGCAACGAGGTAGTAGGTCGGAAAGTAGTCTGACTTGTGAGTACCAAGAAATGCCGTGCCCCAGATAGCGTAGATTGtttcagcaaaacaaacaagactcGTTGCAATAGAAACCGTGACGTCTAGTATACGCAGCCTCAACAAACAGGCACGTCCCATAGGCGAAGGAAGCCTCTGCTGAGTGGGGGGGCACAACGGTTTGTCAGGCCATAGAAATCCAAGAACACTGCTAACTCTAtgccttagggttagggttagggttagggttaccctaaccctaagatAACGGAGAGCATTttgtgggggcacgtgcccccacggCCCCCCCGGTTCCGTCGCCACTGCGTCCAATAGATCCATTTCGATTTAGAATGTCAACGGCAAGAAAAGCAACGCACAGCAAACTGGATAAAGAGACGACAGCAATGCCAAGCTCACACGCAGCAGCCTCTCCATGGCTATTTTCCTGCTGTGGGTCTAGTCCAAGAAAGCAAATAGCGTAGTCGTTAGTGCTGGCAAACAAGCGAGAGAGGACGATGGCCAGATTTACTGTGGAGAAGGTCTAGAGAAACGAAAGACGAGACATCGAtcacagacatgcacatagACAATTTCGCTGCATGCTCTagatatctagatatataaATCTAAATGTCTAGTACAAGAGCAAGAAGTCTGTACAGTGACAGAAACGCTTCACGTCTCCTATCAGCATCCATTTCTCTTGATACACGCGGTCTATTAACTAATGTATGGTATTTCGAACAGGAAAAAGATCACGTGAGATCACGAGGgacatgcatgcagcaacGACGCACGCTACTTGTGTGTACACTTACTCAGGGGCGTACCTAGAGCATTTAGTGGGTTGGATCTTTCAGTGCTTAAATTTAGTGGACCTCTCTGTCAGTTTAGGATGCTCTATTCTAGTTactctatttattaattacaggTTTATTGGAAGACATACGTAAGTATGCATAGTATAAATGTAATACTGATACACACTGCACAAGGAGTTTTGCTGTCTAGATCTGCTTGCATCGATCTACCTACAGACATCTGGAACAGGATACCCATGCCAGCACTCTAGCAGTTTACGATGCCATTGCCATGGTGATGGCGCCAATTGTGGAAGGATTCAAAATTGTGGCACCATGCAGGCCTGACATGGCATGCATTCATGGCTAACTCGGTGTACCAGCccgcagacaaacagctaacaCTGTATAGAGCATTTGCAATCATTGACCTAATTAAAATCACCGTTTTAAAGCAGTTGACTCGACTTAGTCGATTTTCGAGTTTGGACTTGGTTCTGTTTCACCAATCAAGTGGCAACGGAAAGCACTCTGTGCCACCATTTTGGTACCATGCAGCTATAAATAAGGCCATGCAGCAACACTGATAtctggtgcaaatattgcatgcagattAGTTGTGTAAAGATCTAGATAATAGGCTGAGCGGACCCCCGACTGAAGTGGGTCGATTTGTACTCACCCCTCAAGCCCCCCTAGACGTACGCACCTACTACTATACTTACAAGTTGGTAAATTCTGACGGTTCTTACACGAGTACATGCAGTAGTATCGCGCCGTTAGCAACTGTATGATTGTAGAATGGTCTGTATCAGTGAAGCGAAGCAAGGCAAGAAAAATTGGCGTCCATTTTGGCAGCCACAAATGAAGCGGTGTCAGAGGAAATCCTGTGTTCCCCGGAAAAGTGTCTCCCGGAAAACTCTAGCTTAGCCCTTACCCTCTACAAATAGTCTTAGCTAAGAAAACAATTACTCTGTCTAGCTAATTAGATACTAGAGCATCATTCATTGGCAGATCCATTGTTTTGACGTCAAGTTTGTTGCAAACGTCATAACTCAATTAGTGTTTCCAAATCCTGGAAAGAATATCCCTAGTATTTGAGTTAGAGTATCAGAGCCGGCGAGAGCACGATGGGTGGGGAGGTGTTAGGTGGCCAAGCCCCGCCCACAGAAAACGtaaaaatagctaatttatttaatcacttaaACCAACATTTTCAAAAGTTCTCGCCAAAGTCACATTTCCAAAGTTGGGTAGGCTATGCCTACCTGACACACCCCGTTCTACCCGGATTGGTTctgtttattaatattaacttctTTTCCGCTCTAAACATGGCGGCCCATCACGCTCCTGTTTGGGAAATACCGACAGAAGATGGAAGGGTAGTTGAAAGGAAAGCGGAAACGGTCAACAACGAGGAGGTGCGAAATCAGCGGACGAGACGACTCGGACGTCGACTGGATCTGAGCTTGTTGCACTTGCATGAGCGTCTCTTGCTCGACGTCCTACGGGATGCTCTCACCTGCCAATCGGTCACCGTTTTAGATCTCAACGACTGCGGTCTCAACACTCTTCCTCGTCTCATCAGCAACATGGAAAGTCTTGTCCGTCTCCGCCTACACTCCAACAACCTCAAAACCCTACCGGACACCATCAGTGATTTAAACTTTTTGGAGAGACTCTCAGTGTATGGTAACCAGTTGGAGTCTCTTCCTCGCTCTTTGTACAAGCTGCAGCAGTTGAAGATTTTGCGTCTGGGTGGAAACAGACTGCAAGATGAAGACTTGGAAGTGATTCATGAGATGGCTGGAATTGAGGAGCTTTACCTGAGACAGAATTATGAACTTACAATCATTCCTCGTGAGGTGTGTCTTATGGAGGATCTTGCAGAGCTTAATGCAGACGACTGTGATGGTCTGGTAGCGCCTCCTTGGCAGGTCATTACGAGGGGAATTGATAGTATAAGGAGGTATGCCGAGACTCATGTGTGGTGAAGTAGCTGGAAACAACTGGACATCAGGCTTAAACTCTTTTATGCCTTTCTGTAGGGCAATAGTTAGCTGAGGTGATTGAATGTGCTAGTGTCAGCTAATGAAGTACATAGTAGGTGGAGAGACATTTTCAGATTGGGACGCTCTAACATTTATGAGACTGCTGTGTTAGGTATATGTAGTAAACAGGGTTAgtaattgaaaattgaaaattaacaGCAGTTGTAGTTTTAGAGCTACAGTAACCGTCTATGACACTTGATTACTTGTTAGGCTGGTTGCATTTGGTGGAGACTGCCTATGACCAAATCAATCTGCATTGATGTGCTAAACTTTTAGACCTATACAGACTAACAGTTAGACTTGTGACCAGTCTCATCGTGCTTTTGTCAATCTCAGATGTTTGATCCTCTAACTAACAGCTGcagtgtacactgtacttttGCATTAAGGCCTAATGAAACACAGGCCTGGATCTAGAAATTACATGTAGAACCATGAAGACACTCTTGATGACAAACGTCTCGTCTCTAGAAAACATTGAACTGAGATAATCATCACACTAAAATTGCAAATACGTGTACATCAACAATCGTATCAATATTTTAATAtgctaacttaattaattaaagtggcTATGAGTCCTCAcaccagactgctttctgagAAGAGAAAAAGCAGTCTGGGATGTCGAGGCCAATAAGTTAtttagtctgtgtgtgtgtgtgtgtgtgtgtgtgtgtgtgtgtgtgtgtgtgtgtgtgtgtgtgtgtgtgtttgttttatgtagaTTCGCGTGTATGTGTGCCCTTTAAGGGAACTGCACTTTTTAGTGTGCTGCAAACATCAATCTAGATACAGTATATGTATTAAGTCAGGTTCCCGTATGTCACTGACAAGGCATGGCTCACGTTGGCAACTACGATCTTGTTTGGCGGGTTGTTGCAGGAAATGGAGAAATAGCGGAACGTAAAGCGAAAAAAGTCGACGACGAAGATGTGAGAAATCCGCAGACGAGCGATGTTGGACGTCGACTGGACCTTAGCATGTTGTCTATCGAAGAGAACTGGCTGAGTGAGTCACTTCAACAAGAATCTTTCCAGTACTATTCTATCACCGTTTTGAATCTCAACGACTGCGGTCTTAAAAGTATTCCGAATTTCATCTGCAATGTTACCAACGTTGTTCGACTCCGAATACACTCTAACGATCTCAAGACGCTGCCAGACACCATCGGTGATCTGCGATACTTGGAAAGGCTCTCAGCGTATGGAAACCAGTTGGAGTCTCTTCCCCGGTCTTTGTACAAGCTGCGCCAGCTAAAGATTTTGCGTTTGGGAGGAAACAAGCTGCACAATAGAGATCTAGACAGAATCCAAGGGATGGTTGGACTCCAGCAGTTATATTTAATACAAAATCAATACATTACATCTATTCCACGTGACCTGAATCTTATGGACAACCTTACCGAGCTCAATGCAGATGATTGTGGTAATAGAGCTCTAGCTCCTGTACCTAGATGGAGAGGTAGAGGTAATTCAATATTGCCTCAGAATGTAGTCATGCATGTACGTATTGTTTCTTTTCAtgtgattttgtgttgttgttcaGCTGTACAAAGATTGTCGAAGTTACCTGAACCATCAAGATATGAGGAGACAAGATCCAGTGAGCtgacagatgaaacaaaaCCATTTGCAAAGGCATTACTAGATGACAGGTGAGACTGTGAATGTTACATTCGATGTAATTATTTACACAATTTGATAATTTGACTGTGTTTTCGCTTGATCACAATTTAATGCACAGATAAAATTTTGTGAAGGTTGTGCCATTGAAGAGGATGTTAGACATATGCATACCCTTGAAACTTGAACCTTGACCAGACCATCAAAATAGGGGAGCTATGCAGAAGATTGACAATCATGCAAACAGGAATtaagacagatggacaaactaaTAAGGAGCCCTTCGGTTACAGAAGATGACACTCTTGTGATGAGCTCAAGAACAAGACATAGACATATCTATGCTAATTCCATAAACTACTGAAATTGTTTGGACTGAGTTTTTAGCATATTCTGTGGCCGTATTGTTTTACTCACAGATGCATAGCTTTGATACAACCGTTAAATCTGTTTAACAGTTGTGTTTCATGCTAAGTGCACATTTTGCCACTAGAACATGCTTAACCACTATAGTCTATGCAGTGGCGACAGAGCGACTTGCAAGTTGGGGGTGGAGCATAAAAAGACGACGGCTGTGTACATTAGGTTCCCCATGCCTCACCAAGAGTGAATTGTCGACATTTCCTGTTGGGAATCGCTTTCTGATGTTGAACTTTAACTTAAATATTTCTCATAGGCAACAGAAAGCGCTTACAATATACACATCTATAGGTCTGGTGAACACTGCCCCAAATTCAGATACTTTTCCCCAAAACTTCTTCGCAGTTATTGATTGTCAAGTTGGGGTAATCTCCCAGCTCCATCGCCACTGCATATGTATACCTGAGCACAATATTAATGATAGGGGGCAGGGCCATGGCCGTACCACAGTGGCACTTTTTCTAGAGTGAACCGTCTTATTTTAGGGTCATAGGAACTGGtcctgttggtctgtttgtggCCGAACCATCTTTCAGAAACTGTACTTCCGACAGTAGACTGTTAAAATATGTAGTtgttaaataactaatatatctaTAGTTAGAAAGAAAGTAACTGAAACCATCTGactttgaattaattaattgctatttACACTTCCCTGAGGTCATTGCGTAGCCACATATTACAGTAATTGATGGTAAATGAGAGTAATTATTCAAGAATTCGACTGTTCCAGTACATTAGGTAGTGTATGCTGGAAGACTGCTCTTTTGGCTGGCTATCCCTATTACCACGCATTAGGCCTGACCACTTTTGAATGCTTCCTACAGCCCTGGGGGCAACACGGTGAGTGACAAGCATGTCATAGTTTAGTTTGCTTGTGTACAAGGTTGTGTATCTGCTTTGGGACAATTGTTTAACGAGTCTGCTGTACTCACTGATTTCTTGACTCTAGAGCTGATAAACAGAGTCAAGGCATACTTGACAAGCTACccaaagagaaagaaaatcCAGTGATACGAGAATTCAGTGAGCAGATACTGATGGCGTGTGATTGTAGCTAAAGTGACAATTTGAATGCTGGATGTTTTATAGTTGATTGGAATCCTCTGAAGCAGCTGGATGCAGTGCTTGTTGACATTCCTGTAGAGGATGTTTACTGGTGTGGTGGAATACTTAGCATGATGACAATAAGCAGAGAACCCGCAGCCGCAGATGTTGTTTCATTCAGCTCAGTCATCGGTCAATCAGGTGGCAAGTGTGGCTCTGATGACATTTTCTTGATTGCGCCATCCGGTGCTGTATTAGTACCACAGGAGTTTCAATGTGATATTATGCTTCATTCACATTTTATGCCTCCTACTGACAGTGACAAAGAGGAAATAGTTGTGAGCCCTTGTGTCCATCTTTCTCCGTCTGAAGTTAATTTTAGGGATTACGTTCAACTTCAGCTGCCTGCATTTGTATCATTTAAATCTACACATTCTGGCAGTGGCTGGCTACTTAGATTAATGATGATATATCAAACTCCTGATATCGAACCAGCAAAGTGGCATACAGCACTCACCATTAATACAGCTACAGGAGAAGTAGTATCACAGTCACCTTCTGTCCAATTTGATGCTCATCGAGGCATCATTTATCTTCGGCATTTCTGCTGCCTTTGTTGGTTGGGCTCCATACTTAACATTCAATCATGGGTAGAAAAATGTGTTTCTTATGTTTTGTTTGGAAAGCGTCTCGAGCAGCACAAGTGGATGGTTTCTGTTCATGTCATTCATGGTGCGAACGTTGTGGTTACAGAGTTGCGTCAAATGTTGGAGATGCAGTCATACATTTTACTATGCCCTGCTATAAACTCTATCATTGGTCGGTGTGGGCATCTAACATTGTCTGCTAAGGCTAACGATCCGTGGAAACTTTGCAAACAATCCGCAGAAGCTAGAATTTCAACTAAGTTAATATGGAATGGTCCTATCAATGGAGCAACAAATTTTCAAGTTATAATGGAAGATCCTACAGGCAATTCTGGATATCTTGAGTGCACATTCACGGCAGCATTTGAAGGTGACTATATGGCTGTGGAACCAGTCACACTTGATGTTACTTTTCCAATTTCTTCTGACTTTCAACTAcgcaattcttcttccacGCATCAGCCCAACACTGTTAAGTACTTTATCAGCAATTCACAGAATCTGGCATTTGGACCTAATCCTCAGATTGGCATTGCCCCTTCCAGCATATGTACTGTTGACAGGCAAGTCGTTGCAGGTGCTTTACCTGTCGCTACGGACAATACTCAACCTCTAGAAAACaaaggttgtgtgtgtatgtgtgtgtgtgtgtgtgtgtgtgtgtgtgtgtgtgtgtgtgtgtgtgtgtgtgtgtgtgtctgtgtctgtgtctgtgtctgtgtctgtgtctgtgtctgtgtctgtgtgtctgtgtctgtgtctgtgtctgtgtgtctgtgtctgtgtctgtgtctgtgtctgtgtctgtgtctgtgtctgtgtgtgtgtgtgtgtgtgtgtgtgtgtgtgtgtgtgtgtgtgtgtgtgtgtgtgtgtgtgtgtgtgtgtgtgtgtattgcagCATTGTTTTCATGTTATGATTACTTTCTCACTAAGAAATACTACAGGGTTCAGATAAATTAGTTTGAcaattctgtttgtttgctaagGAGTGGGTGAAAGCATCTCTGCTATCACTGGGAGCACCATTAATCCTGATCACATTGCAATTGGTGTTAGTAtctatttatttgctattctACTTGTCATCTTCATATTCCTGATCATTTTCCTTCAGGTTTCCAAGCTTCTACACATTGCCCTCAACTCGGCAGTTGCTCACGAAAGAGCCATGCCTTCAGCAAAATGTATAGTTCAGTTTATTAGTCAAGGACAGGATGAATACAAGATTGAGGAAACGGGAGCTGAAAGTGTCAACAATGAAGTGGAAGTCTTGTTTCCTGGTAATCATTTATGAATCACTTATATACATTGGACGCAGTGTATGACTTGAGTTACTGTTTTGTTGGTTTTCAGCATGGCCTCTTGCTGATCATGTGCTTGTGAGAATAGCACTAGCAACTGACAAGAAGCAGCAGCTTGGAGTCGGATTCGTGACTGTTGGAGAATTCTTGTGATAGCCATGTATTTCAACGTGAGCTCACTACTTTTATTAATACTTAGTATGTACATGAGCAATACTCATactttactaatttattatgaCATGCTAGACTTTCTGTGTATATTTTGTAAACATTGGTGTAGATTTGTATGTTAGTTTTGTGCTTTCTATTGGCTCGTTAACAATAAATCTTGCAATTCAACGGATGTCACTGCCAGAGTCTATAGACTTTGCAGTTTCAATCCGTCACCCTTTCAACATACTTTCTGGCAACATTTTCAGGAGACAATCTCCAACGTCATTGTTGATATGGGAAAAGAGCATTCTCATAGAACAGATATCCGCTATAGACACGCCAAACCTTTGCAAGTTGCCCATATAAGCCTTTTTTGCATGAAGCGATCCACACCCATTTTTAGGTGGCTTCATCTAGACTTTTAGTACTCCGTCCTTGAACAAGTTGGGGTCAAATCGAATACCTATAGTCAACAAATGTCTGTATATCGATATACAGCAatcataggcgtaggaagcagGGGGGCCACTGGGGCCATGCCCCCCAATCAGCAGCTTATGGTCACTTTACATAATTAGGTCATTGTGAAAAcaaggtacagtacaagtgGAAAAAACTAAGAGCTCCATGCAATAATGGCATCTATGTTGCTCCCCCCCCAACTTGGATTGTGCCACTGGTGCCAATGATTTTGAGCTGATTAGGTTGTTTATTGTCTTCAATTACGTTTACGTTGCgtaaaatgtattaatatcaatattttccGGTTCTCCTCAAATTGTCATGGCAGTTAGACTGCTCATGCTTGGAGAGTTGAAACAGAGAACGGAGAGATAGAGGAAAGGAGAGCAGAACCAGTCGCCGGCGAAGAAGTTAGGAATCCGCGGACGGGAGCTCAGGGATGTCGACTGGATCTGAGCATGTTGCCTATCAAGAAGGACTCGTTCATGACCAGGCAACACACGTTCTACTCCAGTTATTCCTTTCGAGATGTCCATGACTACAATCCACTCACTGTCCTGGACGTCACTGATTGCGGTCTCAACACTTTTCCACATTTCATCCTAAGCGCAGTCAATCTTGTCCGTCTCCACTTGACCTCCAACAATCTCAAAACGTTGCCGGATGCAATAGGTGATCTTGGTTACCTGGAAAGGCTTTCAGTTTATGGGAACCAATTGGAGTCTCTTCCTTGGTCTTTCTACAAGCTGCGCCGCCTGACAATTTTTCGTTTGGGCGGAAATAATCTCCAAGACCACAACCTGCAGCCAATCCAGCAAATGGCTGGACTTCAGCACTTATATTTGAGGCAGAATTACAGGCTGACGTCGATTCCACGCGACGTGTGCCTCATGAGAAGTCTGAGGGAGCTCAATGCTGATGAATGTGATAACTTGAGGTCTCCCCCTCTTGGAGTCATTAAACAGGGAATGTCCAATGTAAGGAGGTACTACCAACATTCTGGATGGTACTACTAAAAGGCTGTACCCCAAGGGTATAGTCTTGAAATCAAGCATCTAATTCAGTAATTGACTGCAACATGTTGAGAAACAGTGATGACTTTGGTAGTTTGAGTTAGAAAACGAAATTCTCATTTGCATTAATTAGATGGGTTCATACTTTAGTTATGTTAGgtgtttgttgactttctaTATAAACAACTGAAGTCTGAAACTAGATCTAGACGCAGTTTCATGATTGAGATACAATAGATTTGGATTGTCGCGCTTGGTCCCCCGCCTTCTAACTGGTCCGGGGACCGCCATATTGGTATCGAGAACTGGTCCCCCGTACACGTGTAGCAGTTGTGGTTGCCAATAGTTGGTCCGGTATCGCcgatgattaattaacaatccggggaatggcGAGGGCGGGgtgagactgggtcgagtctattCTGAGGGACTCATACACTCTGGAAGCGGCTGGACGCCCAAATAAAATCTATCcatgcacaagcacaaacTACAGACATGCAGCAGCACTTTTAGACTCGTAACCAGTCTCGCCGCGTTGTCGTCGTTCCCGGATGTGAGCATCGTGTGTGCTGGGTTCGAGAGTCCAGCTGGTCATTCCCCCGCGGCGGGCGATTTTTTTTGGACGAGGTTTGGGAACTTAGCCGCTGCAGCGAATGcgctttggtgtacgaggctacacacacacacacacacacacacacacacacacacacacacacacacacacacacacacacacacacacacacaacacacacacacacacacacacacacatacacacacacacacacacacacacacacacacacacacacacacacacacttcaaatTTAATATCTAGAGAATTACTACCCAAAGTATCATCACCAGTTGTCTTCTGTCATAACGACTTGCAAGAAGGTTCACGATCATTTCAAACAATTCTCCTCTAAATGTGTGAGTCCGTGTCTCATTCTAGGAAACATCCTACTCATAGACGAAGCAGACACTCAGAGACTTCAATTAATTGATTTCGAATATTGCAGCTACAATTACAGGTATGCTTGATGTGTCTGCTATCGTACACAGTTAAACTATTTTCCGAATCGAAGAGGGTTTGACATTGCCAATCACTTCTGCGAATGGTCACTAGACTACACAGTCAGCGATCCACCATACTTTGCATTGGAGCCGTCAGACTTCCCATCACAAGCACAGCAGGTAGTGAAGTAATATTACTATTGTATGTCATCGCCTTAGAAACTGTGACCTTTTAGTTGCACTCTAGTACTAGACACATAGCATGCAGCGAAgttgtctatgtgtatgtgtgtgatcGACGTCTCGTACTTCGTTTCTCTAGACCTTCTCCACAGTAAATCTGGCCATCGTCCTCTCTCGCTTGTTTGTCAGCACTAACGACACCACTTAGTGCTTTCTTGGACTAGACATACAGCAGGAAAATAGCCATGGAGAGGCTGCGTGTGAGCTTGGCATTGCTTTCGTCTCTTTATCCAGTTTGCTGTGCGTTCCTTTTCTTGCCGTTGACATTCTAAATCGAAACGGATCTATTGGACGTGCCTGTTTGTTGAGGCTGCGTATACTAGACGTCATGGTTTCTACTGCAACgagtcttgtttgttttgctgaaaCAATCTACGCTATCTGAGGCACGGCATTTCTTGGTACTCACAAGTTCTCAGACTACTTTCCGGACTACTACCTCGTTGCTGCGGCCTTCTTTGCATCTTTTCTGCAGTTTTGACTATTGTTTGggtaaggtgtgtgtgtgtgtgtgtgtgtgtgtgtgtgtgtgtgtgtgtgtgtgtgtgtgtgtgtgtgcgcgcgcgcgctcgcgtGTCTAGTGCAAGAGCAAGAAGTCTGTACAGTGACAGAAACGCTTCACGTCTCCTAGCAGCATCCATTTCTCTTGATACACGCggtctattaattaatgaatggTATTTCGAACAGGAAACATCACGTGAGTTTCCGAGGTaatacatgcatacagcaACGACGCACGCTACTTGTGTGTACACCTACTCAGAGCATTTAGTGGGTTGGATCTTTCAGTGCTTTAGTGGACCTCCCTGTCAGTTTAGTATGCTCTATTCTAGTCactctatttattaattacaggTTTATTGGAAGACATTTGTAAGTATGCGTAGTATAAATGTAATACGGATAGACCCTGCACATTAATATTGCACGCCAAGGAGTTCTGCTGTCTAGATCTGCTTACATCGATCTACCTATAGACCTCTGGAACGGGAGACCCAGGCCAGAATTTAGCAGTTTACGATGCCATTGCCAAGGTGATGGCGTCAATTGTGGAAGGATTCAAAATTGTGGCACCATGCAGGCCTGACATGGCATGCATTCATGGCTAACTCGGTGTAAGAGCccgcagacaaacagctaacaCTGTATAGAGCATTTGCAATCATTGACCTAATTAAAAGCACCGTTTAAAGCAGTTTGCTTGACTTAGCCGATTTTTCGAGTTTGGACTTGGTTCTTTAACACTAATCAAGTGGTACCGGAAAGCACTCTGAGGCCACCATTTGGTACCATGCAGATATATAGGTCATGCAGCGACACTGACATCTGGTGCAAATATTACATGCAGATTGGTTGTACAAAGATTTGGATAAGGCTGAGTGGACCTCCGACTGAAGCAGGTCGGTTCGTTTTACCCCTCAACCCCCCAAATACGTACGCGCCTACTACTATACTTACAAGTTGGTAAATTCTGACGGTTCTTACACAAGTACGTGCAGTAGTATCGCGCCGTTAGCAACTGTATGATTGTAGAATGGTCTGTATCAGTGCAGAGAAGGAATGTAACAAAAAATTGGCGTCCATTTTGGCAGCCAC
The DNA window shown above is from Corticium candelabrum chromosome 13, ooCorCand1.1, whole genome shotgun sequence and carries:
- the LOC134188692 gene encoding uncharacterized protein LOC134188692, whose product is MVSVHVIHGANVVVTELRQMLEMQSYILLCPAINSIIGRCGHLTLSAKANDPWKLCKQSAEARISTKLIWNGPINGATNFQVIMEDPTGNSGYLECTFTAAFEGDYMAVEPVTLDVTFPISSDFQLRNSSSTHQPNTVKYFISNSQNLAFGPNPQIGIAPSSICTVDRQVVAGALPVATDNTQPLENKGVGESISAITGSTINPDHIAIGVSKLLHIALNSAVAHERAMPSAKCIVQFISQGQDEYKIEETGAESVNNEVEVLFPAWPLADHVLVRIALATDKKQQLGVGFVTVGEFL
- the LOC134188601 gene encoding leucine-rich repeat protein SHOC-2-like, translating into MAAHHAPVWEIPTEDGRVVERKAETVNNEEVRNQRTRRLGRRLDLSLLHLHERLLLDVLRDALTCQSVTVLDLNDCGLNTLPRLISNMESLVRLRLHSNNLKTLPDTISDLNFLERLSVYGNQLESLPRSLYKLQQLKILRLGGNRLQDEDLEVIHEMAGIEELYLRQNYELTIIPREVCLMEDLAELNADDCDGLVAPPWQVITRGIDSIRRYAETHVW
- the LOC134188693 gene encoding uncharacterized protein LOC134188693 — translated: MLPIKKDSFMTRQHTFYSSYSFRDVHDYNPLTVLDVTDCGLNTFPHFILSAVNLVRLHLTSNNLKTLPDAIGDLGYLERLSVYGNQLESLPWSFYKLRRLTIFRLGGNNLQDHNLQPIQQMAGLQHLYLRQNYRLTSIPRDVCLMRSLRELNADECDNLRSPPLGVIKQGMSNVRRYYQHSGWYY
- the LOC134188602 gene encoding leucine-rich repeat protein soc-2 homolog, whose amino-acid sequence is MAHVGNYDLVWRVVAGNGEIAERKAKKVDDEDVRNPQTSDVGRRLDLSMLSIEENWLSESLQQESFQYYSITVLNLNDCGLKSIPNFICNVTNVVRLRIHSNDLKTLPDTIGDLRYLERLSAYGNQLESLPRSLYKLRQLKILRLGGNKLHNRDLDRIQGMVGLQQLYLIQNQYITSIPRDLNLMDNLTELNADDCGNRALAPVPRWRGRAVQRLSKLPEPSRYEETRSSELTDETKPFAKALLDDRLCH